One Saccharomyces eubayanus strain FM1318 chromosome VIII, whole genome shotgun sequence genomic window carries:
- the VHS3 gene encoding phosphopantothenoylcysteine decarboxylase complex subunit VHS3 translates to MPAKSGSKNDRKAVPPTVLAGAEQTNLSTPAMPDTNSTGPLSSVSGLDIRKSSSPSRSHTKSIMNVSGSSGAVVSNTPEPGLKRIPTVTFSDPKLGSLRLDMEQTPSGQVTRQPSEKKAASVHIASDNNDQSRTLGDINTKTPKDGDTPASSFSTPTSILSNNEGGNNVASLLAKKLSLAGGADSILNSDNSSDSPKKEHPHFYVEDPLHTPSVRSRSNSTSPRPSIVMNTFNPINIEREVSISKTGEPTLLESVLEEALSPNAVPNPLKKESVMTNLDPRLPQDDGKLHVLFGATGSLSVFKLKHMIKKLEEIYGRDKISIQVILTNSATKFFAMKYMRKNKKPHNINDTKCNNTDTNTNKTNNTNTTTNTNTNTNNNNNNNNNNNNNNNINNAALLESPSSRNMPLDTAAFGLKNAQNEEDNSKVSDTGFPSLICSGRTLSNASNTVSQHPQIELPPHIQFWTDPDEWDVWRQRTDPVLHIELRRWADILVVAPLTANTLAKIALGLCDNLLTSVIRAWNPTFPIFLAPSMGSGTFNSIMTKKHFRIIQEEMPWVTVFKPSEKVMGINGDIGLSGMMDANEIVGKIVVKLGGYPDTSAGKEGEGEDEDDDDNDDEEDENRKNDDDDDDDDDDDDDDDDDDDEDEDEDGGENGGEGPDRS, encoded by the coding sequence ATGCCAGCAAAATCTGGATCGAAAAATGACAGGAAAGCAGTGCCTCCAACCGTTTTGGCTGGAGCAGAGCAAACAAATTTAAGCACGCCGGCAATGCCCGATACAAATTCTACAGGACCATTGTCATCTGTTTCTGGCCTCGATATAAGGAAATCATCTAGTCCCAGCCGTTCTCACACCAAGTCGATTATGAACGTTAGTGGGTCATCTGGCGCCGTCGTCAGTAATACACCTGAGCCGGGTTTGAAAAGGATACCCACCGTTACTTTCAGTGACCCAAAGCTCGGGTCCCTCAGGTTGGATATGGAGCAGACTCCGTCTGGTCAGGTGACCAGGCAGCCTAGTGAGAAGAAAGCAGCGTCTGTACACATTGCTTCGGATAATAACGACCAAAGCAGGACGTTAGGGGACATAAACACAAAAACTCCAAAGGATGGAGACACTCCcgcttcttccttttcgaCTCCAACCTCTATATTATCCAACAATGAGGGAGGAAATAACGTAGCCAGCCTGCTTGCAAAAAAACTGAGTCTTGCTGGTGGAGCTGATTCCATTCTGAACTCAGACAATAGTTCGGATAGCCCTAAAAAGGAGCATCCACATTTTTACGTGGAAGATCCCTTGCATACGCCATCTGTTAGATCCAGGTCTAACAGTACTAGTCCCCGCCCCTCCATAGTAATGAACACGTTCAATCCAATAAATATTGAGCGGGAGGTCTCCATATCGAAGACCGGGGAGCCCACCTTGCTGGAGTCCGTTTTAGAAGAAGCCTTGTCTCCCAATGCAGTTCCAAACCcattgaagaaggaaagCGTTATGACGAATTTAGATCCGAGGTTACCTCAAGATGACGGTAAGCTGCATGTGCTTTTTGGGGCAACAGGCTCGTTGTCTGTTTTCAAGCTGAAACAtatgataaagaaactaGAAGAGATTTATGGAAGAGATAAAATTAGCATTCAAGTTATATTAACAAACTCAGcaacaaaattttttgcGATGAAGTACAtgaggaaaaacaaaaaacctCACAACATTAATGATACAAAATGCAATAATACCGATACTAATACCAATAAAACCAACAATACTAATACCACTACTAATACTAATACTAATactaataacaataacaataacaacaacaacaacaacaacaacaacaacattaATAATGCTGCTCTTCTGGAATCACCTAGCTCTAGAAATATGCCTTTGGACACAGCCGCTTTTGGCCTGAAAAATGCCCAAAATGAGGAAGATAATTCCAAGGTTTCCGATACAGGATTTCCCTCTTTAATTTGCAGTGGCCGTACGTTGAGCAACGCTTCAAACACTGTATCACAACATCCTCAAATCGAGTTGCCACCACATATACAATTTTGGACAGACCCAGACGAATGGGATGTGTGGCGGCAACGGACAGACCCTGTCTTACATATCGAGCTACGTCGTTGGGCAGACATACTGGTCGTTGCACCCTTGACCGCAAATACGTTAGCAAAGATTGCACTTGGGTTATGTGACAATCTTTTGACAAGCGTGATAAGAGCATGGAATCCGACGTTCCCTATATTTCTAGCGCCTTCAATGGGCAGTGGCACGTTCAACTCTATAATGACTAAGAAGCACTTTAGAATTATACAAGAAGAGATGCCGTGGGTAACTGTATTCAAGCCTTCTGAAAAAGTTATGGGTATCAACGGTGATATTGGGTTAAGTGGGATGATGGATGCGAACGAAATCGTGGGCAAGATTGTGGTCAAATTAGGCGGTTATCCTGACACTTCTGCCGGGAAAGAGGGAGAAGGAGAGGACGAGGACGACGATGACAACGATGATGAGGAAGACGAGAATAGGAAgaacgatgacgatgacgatgacgatgacgatgacgatgacgatgacgatgacgatgacgatgaagatgaagacgaagatggCGGGGAGAATGGCGGAGAGGGTCCCGATCGCTCTTAG
- the NOB1 gene encoding rRNA-binding endoribonuclease: MTENQTAHVRALVLDATPLITQSYTHYQNYAESFYTTPTVFQEIKDAQARKNLEIWQSLGTLKLVHPSETSIARISTFAKLTGDYSVLSANDLHILALAYELEVKFNKGDWRLRKKPGDALDELKTEEEAEEKEKETENNEKEENTGNIPKKKNRRRGGKKQKAKRETRETEKSSPTENENKVHLDQDTKTEEHIEETETKEGVSNDEGTKETSELNEEFENADDDGSWITPDNLTESIIRDNGEDTTGSLGVEASEEDRHVALNRPDNQVALATGDFAVQNVALQMNLNLMNFMSGLKIKRLRNYMLRCHACFKMFPLPKDGKPKHFCASCGGQGTLLRCAVSVDSRTGMITPHLKANFQWNNRGNRYSVASPLSKNSQKRYGKKGHVHSKPQENVILREDQKEYEKVIKQEDWTRRHNEKILNNWIGGGSADNYISPFAITGLKQHNVRIGKGRYVNSSKRRS; encoded by the coding sequence ATGACTGAAAACCAGACAGCTCATGTAAGAGCATTAGTACTAGATGCCACTCCATTGATTACGCAGTCATATACACATTATCAGAATTATGCCGAATCCTTTTACACTACCCCTACAGTGTTCCAAGAAATTAAGGATGCCCAAGCTAGGAAAAACTTAGAGATTTGGCAAAGTCTCGGAACTTTGAAATTGGTTCACCCAAGCGAAACCTCGATAGCTAGAATAAGTACATTCGCTAAGTTAACCGGTGATTACTCCGTCCTAAGTGCTAACGATTTACACATTCTTGCCTTAGCATACGAGTTAGAAGtgaaattcaataaagGTGATTGGAGGCTGAGGAAAAAACCAGGTGATGCACTCGACGAGTTAAAAaccgaagaagaagcagaggagaaagaaaaggagaCTGAAAACAACGAAAAGGAGGAGAACACTGGAAACataccaaagaaaaaaaacagaagaagaggaggaaagaagcaaaaggCCAAAAGAGAGACAAGAGAAACTGAAAAGTCATCACCAACTGAGAACGAAAACAAGGTACACCTTGACCAAGACACTAAGACAGAAGAACACattgaagaaacagaaacCAAAGAGGGAGTATCTAATGATGAAGGGACAAAGGAAACATCCGAATTGAATGAAGAGTTCGAGAACgctgatgatgatggtaGTTGGATTACCCCAGATAACTTGACAGAATCAATAATTAGGGATAATGGTGAAGATACTACTGGTTCGTTAGGCGTTGAAGCGTCCGAAGAGGATCGCCATGTTGCTTTGAACCGTCCAGACAACCAAGTGGCATTAGCCACCGGTGATTTTGCTGTTCAAAATGTAGCACTGCAGATGAACTTGAATCTGATGAATTTTATGTCAGGCCTGAAGATCAAGCGACTTCGTAATTACATGCTAAGGTGCCACGCCTGTTTCAAGATGTTCCCCTTACCAAAGGATGGCAAACCGAAGCATTTCTGTGCCTCGTGTGGTGGACAAGGTACCTTATTAAGATGTGCGGTTTCTGTGGACTCGCGCACAGGCATGATTACACCGCACTTGAAGGCCAATTTCCAATGGAACAATAGAGGTAACAGATACTCCGTAGCCAGCCCCCTATCCAAAAACTCTCAGAAAAGATACGGTAAAAAGGGACATGTACATTCCAAGCCACAGGAAAACGTGATTCTCAGAGAAGACCAAAAAGAATACGAAAAAGTGATAAAGCAAGAAGACTGGACCAGAAGGCACAATGAGAAGATTCTAAATAACTGGATCGGTGGCGGCTCTGCAGACAACTACATCTCTCCGTTCGCCATTACCGGCCTGAAGCAACATAACGTCCGCATAGGTAAGGGAAGATATGTCAATAgttccaaaagaagaagctag
- the SGT1 gene encoding co-chaperone SGT1, producing the protein MPVEKDLKSAYKTLYDDKEPLKALHLYDAILKDSPTNLIALIFKAACLEKLYFGFSDWHNDETMGNAKALLDKALRTAEGRGNRSKIALVYFRYFVHFFNNKDYEQAYSYMEKAKQFGYVDGTLPLWESRLEIKLKRKSKKQKDTSTTDIVSTAENAGDEREKLPVPGKTTLPFESEVVTQSQEPPKFRVDWYQSNNSVTISLFTANLPESKDKINLIISPKDGRMLSVSYEVPINGSEFQFNAKLSHKVDLQPLSLKVFSKKLEITLSKADKVQWKNLEGDSQKEFSRAPKISESLDSSALTASAETLSKEILSYPSSSKKNIDWSKLDIDDDDAGEEDAGSPDAFFQKLYAGADPDTRRAMMKSFIESNGTSLSTDWEDVSKGEVKTSPPEGMEPKHW; encoded by the coding sequence ATGCCTGTGGAAAAGGATTTGAAAAGTGCTTACAAAACCTTGTACGATGATAAAGAACCTTTGAAAgctcttcatctttatgATGCGATTCTGAAGGACTCTCCCACAAACCTGATCGCTCTTATTTTCAAAGCAGCATGTCTTGAAAAACTCTATTTTGGGTTTTCTGATTGGCATAACGATGAAACCATGGGGAATGCTAAAGCTCTCTTAGACAAGGCATTGAGAACGGCTGAAGGTAGAGGCAACCGATCGAAAATAGCCCTTGTTTACTTCCGTTACtttgttcatttcttcaataacaAGGATTATGAACAGGCGTACTCATACATGGAGAAGGCCAAACAATTCGGTTATGTTGATGGTACTTTGCCCCTATGGGAGAGTCGTCTGGaaataaaattgaaaaggaaaagtaaGAAGCAGAAGGATACTAGCACTACGGATATAGTTTCAACAGCAGAAAATGCTGGAGACGAAAGGGAGAAATTGCCAGTTCCTGGGAAAACAACTCTTCCCTTTGAAAGTGAGGTTGTTACGCAAAGTCAAGAACCCCCAAAGTTTAGAGTGGATTGGTACCAATCCAATAACTCTGTTACTATATCCTTATTCACTGCCAACCTTCCCGAGTCTAAAGATAAGATAAATTTAATAATCTCTCCAAAGGATGGAAGAATGCTATCAGTATCGTATGAAGTTCCGATAAATGGGTCTGAATTCCAATTCAATGCTAAACTTTCTCACAAGGTAGATTTACAACCACTCTCATTAAAAGTTTTTTCGAAAAAGCTGGAAATTACTTTAAGCAAAGCAGACAAAGTACAATGGAAAAACTTAGAAGGAGACTCTCAAAAGGAATTTTCAAGAGCTCCCAAGATAAGCGAGAGTTTGGACTCTTCAGCATTGACTGCATCGGCAGAAACACTCTCGAAAGAGATACTTTCTTATCCATCGtcttctaaaaaaaacatagaCTGGTCTAAACTCGATatcgatgatgatgatgccggtgaagaagatgcgGGATCTCCTGATGcctttttccaaaagcttTACGCCGGAGCTGATCCAGACACTAGGAGAGCTATGATGAAATCATTTATAGAAAGCAACGGCACTTCATTAAGCACAGACTGGGAGGATGTATCTAAGGGTGAAGTCAAAACTTCACCTCCAGAAGGCATGGAACCTAAACATTGGTGA
- the ASE1 gene encoding Ase1p, producing the protein METATSSPLPIQSRSNSDNSSTIVPHMNPSLQTPLTISTMVNQSNSREFMKLTPVRIRDFGSPLKNVSTNHRFLDSDNGSNSTVDNMYKENFNLISRELEKLLENLNVIYQNIGYSNTEIINKEKLIFTTISNSIKQFFEQADEELKRLSIENEIEQDILNNILEVINDPSGIKTIPDLYIRNAILLQESKTVPQSPKKPLSLLSKKAALDTAKNFVLGKFLPQLHNYLKSLVTLKKLTQCVKEDLQGLTRADSDALSAFPDLDILTTYMTQIESTKDDVNSSMKFIRDNKKDILKGSAFKIIDQESVKHMNEIITVYEEEYKRRFITILKKKDIILSISEQIEMPLSTVTDKNFEADLRSYGEKKLLTSETPDLYPVDGEIMSKIDAVLKRMEAIHSERMNKKDLLMEQCQKLWTKLKISQEYVKSFTHSHSGFSTETLDKINIELTRLELMKKKLIKKLISDSWDKIRELWDTLQYSEQSRSNFIIVFEELRRNAATLQEDELLLETCENELKSLEDKLILYKPILGLISDFESLQKDQEFLEKSSKDSSRLLSRNSHKILLTEEKMRKRITRHFPRIINDLRLKLEESEGLFDQPFMYKGRPLPEVINIQQQELEAKYPRCRVRMQRSKKGKDVVSKENRVQKTTPKTTQNSIRIPTDIDLNSINMIHKTPSRNTVXQFPKSGASRENSVPRHMQGTTRLSSPKRRNTKLLPPTIISKGSRGNSQRPALNRGKSSDLLLSPMLNHTVNECPVKPRQLFPLSLNKVDAKGSHIPQLTKEKAMELVKRSAVHTGKENIRSLDRKDSIEDYAAKLSSPYKESEHSVYKLSMSPDGKFQLNIQQKDLESGFDDTSMMEDENDKDFITWKNEQVSKLSGYSFTNV; encoded by the coding sequence ATGGAGACAGCAACATCCTCCCCTTTACCTATTCAATCAAGGAGCAATAGTGACAATTCTAGTACAATAGTGCCGCATATGAACCCTTCATTGCAAACGCCATTGACCATATCGACAATGGTCAATCAATCAAACTCTAGAGAATTTATGAAGTTAACTCCAGTCCGTATCAGAGATTTTGGGTCTCCCTTGAAAAACGTATCCACAAATCACCGTTTCTTAGACTCAGATAATGGTAGTAATAGTACGGTTGATAACATGTATAAAGAGAATTTCAACCTCATTTCAAGGGAATTGGAAAAGTTACTGGAAAACCTAAATGTGatatatcaaaatattGGGTATTCTAATACTGAGATCATTAACAAAGAGAAGCTCATATTCACTACCATATCTAACTCTATAAAGCAATTTTTCGAACAAGCTGACgaagaattgaagagaCTGTCcatagaaaatgaaattgaacaagATATCCTAAATAACATCCTGGAGGTAATAAATGACCCAAGCGGGATAAAAACTATTCCTGATTTATACATCCGAAATGCCATTCTACTCCAGGAAAGCAAAACTGTACCACAATCGCCTAAAAAGCCCCTTTCATTGCTGAGCAAAAAGGCAGCACTAGACACTGCGAAGAACTTCGTTTTGGGAAAGTTTTTACCCCAACTACACAACTACTTGAAATCTCTAGTCACTCTGAAAAAACTCACACAATGCgtaaaagaagatcttCAAGGATTGACAAGAGCAGATAGTGACGCCCTTTCAGCATTTCCTGATTTGGACATATTAACAACGTATATGACACAGATAGAAAGTACTAAAGATGATGTCAATTCGTCCATGAAATTTATCAGAGATAACAAAAAGGATATCTTGAAGGGATCGGcattcaaaatcattgacCAAGAATCTGTGAAACACATGAATGAGATTATAACAGTTTACGAGGAGGAATATAAAAGGAGGTTTATAACCAtactcaaaaaaaaggacaTCATTCTATCAATTTCTGAACAAATCGAAATGCCGCTGTCAACAGTAACagataaaaattttgagGCAGATTTGAGATCATATggagagaaaaaacttCTCACATCAGAAACGCCTGACCTATATCCTGTGGACGGAGAAATAATGTCTAAAATTGACGCAGTATTGAAGAGAATGGAAGCAATCCACAGTGAAagaatgaacaaaaaagatCTTTTAATGGAACAGTGCCAAAAACTTTGGACAAAGCTTAAAATCTCTCAAGAATATGTCAAGTCCTTTACACATAGTCACTCAGGTTTTTCTACGGAAACCTTAGACAAGATAAATATAGAACTAACAAGACTCGaactgatgaagaaaaaattgatcaaaaaaCTTATCTCAGACTCCTGGGACAAAATTAGAGAGCTATGGGACACGCTACAGTATTCAGAACAAAGTCGGTCTAACTTTATCATAGTATTCGAGGAACTGAGAAGAAACGCTGCGACTTTGCAGGAAGACGAACTTCTCTTAGAAACTTGTGAAAACGAACTAAAAAGTTTAGAGGATAAATTGATACTTTATAAACCGATTTTAGGATTAATATCCGATTTTGAATCTCTACAGAAAGATCaggaatttttggaaaaaagcTCTAAAGACTCTTCTAGACTATTATCTAGAAATTCTCACAAAATTTTACTGACCGAAGAAAAGAtgagaaaaaggataaCAAGGCACTTTCCTCGGATTATCAACGATCTAAGACTCAAATTAGAGGAATCAGAGGGTCTATTCGATCAACCATTTATGTACAAAGGCAGGCCACTTCCAGAAGTAATTAACattcaacaacaagaactaGAAGCAAAATATCCAAGATGCAGGGTCAGAATGCAGAGGtcaaaaaagggaaaagatGTTGtaagtaaagaaaatagagtTCAGAAAACTACTCCCAAAACCACTCAAAACTCAATCAGAATACCAACAGATATAGATTTGAACTCAATAAATATGATTCATAAAACGCCTTCCAGAAACACGGTGAGKCAGTTTCCAAAAAGTGGAGCATCTCGTGAGAATTCAGTTCCTCGTCATATGCAGGGAACAACACGGTTATCTAGTCctaaaagaagaaatacaaaattaCTGCCGCCGACGATAATATCGAAGGGCTCTAGAGGGAACTCACAGAGGCCTGCTTTGAACAGAGGTAAATCGTCTGACCTTTTGTTATCTCCTATGCTAAACCATACAGTAAACGAATGTCCAGTAAAACCGCGTCAATTATTTCCACTTTCATTAAACAAAGTCGACGCAAAGGGTAGTCATATTCCACAACtaaccaaagaaaaggcaaTGGAGCTTGTCAAACGATCTGCTGTCCACACCGGTAAGGAGAACATAAGAAGCCTAGATCGTAAAGACTCAATAGAAGACTATGCAGCGAAACTGAGCAGCCCCTACAAGGAGTCTGAGCACAGCGTTTACAAACTCTCAATGTCACCCGATGGTAAATTTCAATTAAATATTCAACAGAAAGATCTTGAAAGTGGATTTGACGACACCAGTATGATGGAAGATGAGAATGATAAGGATTTTATTACATGGAAAAACGAGCAAGTGTCGAAGTTGAGTGGATACTCCTTTACCAacgtttga
- the LPL1 gene encoding putative hydrolase, which translates to MINIETLCSSPKISKQSFEMPSDKHLFVLIHGLWGNYKHMESMRTTLSATLKKEDVKDDMIYFLPKQNAMFKTFDGIEIIGYRTLIEVCEFIRDYKDGKITKISIMGYSQGGLVARFMIGKMLTEFRELFEDIEPQLFITMATPHLGVEFYNPMGTTYKSVLFATLRAFGSTILGKSGRELFIKNSNNDILVRLSQDEYLEALSRFKWRLAFANVKNDRTVAFYTAFITDCDPFIDYENKLMYTFEEKIPGSDYSGILPKIVDLNALNVNSHAPTKPTKTYKKWPTIILIVFVATFFVFPVALIMNGLGTAYSHIVTCKYRKMMSNGAFHTAVRGKLGLTEQLKGYVADAYGSILNSALDTDTNNEASNSSAVNEEELPWKEFVEKYSTMNDGAWKTGFKKLPFDDSRRTILENLNQLKWIRVPIYIKAVNAHGVIVARRGLDENTAATGKACVEFTGQLLAYLMQKSN; encoded by the coding sequence ATGATTAACATTGAAACTCTTTGCAGTTCCCcgaaaatatcaaaacaaaGCTTTGAAATGCCTTCTGACAAACACCTGTTTGTCTTGATTCACGGATTATGGGGGAACTATAAGCATATGGAGTCCATGAGGACAACCCTTTCCGCtactttgaagaaggaagacGTCAAGGATGATATGATATATTTCTTACCGAAGCAGAACGCCATGTTTAAGACGTTTGACGGTATTGAAATCATTGGGTATAGAACATTGATTGAAGTCTGTGAATTTATCCGGGACTATAAAGATGGAAAAATCACCAAAATCAGCATAATGGGATATTCACAAGGAGGATTAGTGGCCAGGTTCATGATTGGTAAGATGTTGACTGAATTTAGAGAACTTTTTGAGGACATTGAGCCGCAATTATTTATCACCATGGCAACGCCTCACTTGGGAGTAGAATTTTATAACCCCATGGGCACAACTTATAAAAGTGTATTATTTGCTACTTTAAGGGCATTTGGATCCACCATCTTAGGCAAAAGTGGGAGAGAATTGTTCATTAAAAATTCTAATAACGATATACTAGTCAGACTGAGTCAAGATGAGTACCTTGAGGCACTTTCGCGTTTTAAGTGGAGGTTGGCCTTTGCCAATGTTAAAAACGACCGTACAGTAGCGTTTTATACTGCTTTTATCACAGATTGTGACCCATTCATTGATTACGAGAATAAACTAATGTACACTTTTGAGGAAAAAATTCCAGGATCGGATTATAGCGGCATATTACCAAAGATTGTTGATCTAAATGCTCTAAACGTTAACAGCCATGCTCCTACCAAACCAACTAAGACTTATAAGAAGTGGCCCACCATTATTCTTATAGTATTTGTAGCTACGTTTTTTGTCTTCCCTGTAGCACTGATTATGAATGGCCTGGGAACTGCGTATAGTCATATTGTTACTTGCAAGTACCGTAAAATGATGTCAAATGGTGCGTTTCATACAGCGGTCAGAGGGAAGTTGGGATTGACGGAACAGTTGAAGGGGTATGTTGCAGATGCATATGGTTCAATTTTAAATTCTGCTCTAGACACAGACACAAATAATGAGGCAAGCAACAGCAGCGCTGTCAATGAAGAGGAGCTTCCTTGGAAGGAGTTTGTCGAAAAATACTCGACTATGAATGACGGTGCTTGGAAAACtggattcaaaaaattaccTTTTGATGACAGCCGGAGGacaattttggaaaatttgaatcAGTTGAAATGGATCAGGGTTCCGATCTACATAAAGGCAGTAAATGCTCATGGAGTGATCGTGGCTAGAAGGGGGCTAGACGAGAACACAGCAGCTACTGGAAAAGCATGTGTTGAATTCACGGGACAGTTATTGGCGTACTTGATGCAAAAGAGCAATTGA
- the SLD7 gene encoding Sld7p, whose protein sequence is MSQKLCTLNFVLSGKQGDLVIRDVQLWGDHLVVCNPVPEWKGQFVQYVELGKLPLWIRSKDIRTYRCYSTSATTLAYFKSKLKNASRGIVIELSDKVDQRSNEPAYVILFRENTELNCFRVDLAMKHEFDSQIFKLKQELGKTRASVSKEGSIDIIIQQSQQRKIGTKTKVYRNVQINDKRLQFNETLSKLILGGLRLRGIPNSTTDFQRLYKTTFDTAEFAHRDELKRISMGSGEDISFESLQETVETLLRLFTKS, encoded by the coding sequence ATGTCACAGAAACTATGTACATTAAATTTTGTGCTTAGCGGAAAGCAGGGCGATTTGGTCATTAGAGATGTTCAACTTTGGGGGGATCACCTCGTGGTCTGTAATCCAGTTCCGGAGTGGAAAGGGCAATTCGTTCAGTATGTTGAGCTTGGAAAGCTGCCATTGTGGATCCGCTCCAAGGACATCCGCACATACAGATGTTACAGCACTAGCGCAACCACATTAGCTTATTTTAAATCAAAGCTTAAAAACGCGAGTCGAGGCATTGTCATAGAACTGTCTGACAAGGTTGACCAGCGGTCAAACGAGCCAGCATATGTGATTCTGTTTCGAGAGAACACGGAACTAAATTGCTTTCGGGTGGACTTAGCAATGAAGCATGAATTCGATagccaaattttcaaattaaagCAAGAGCTTGGGAAAACAAGGGCTTCTGTCTCGAAAGAAGGTAGCATCGATATAATAATACAACAATCTCAACAAAGGAAGATCGGAACAAAAACCAAAGTGTACCGCAACGTCCAAATTAATGATAAGCGCCTCCAGTTCAATGAAACGTTATCCAAGCTTATATTAGGTGGCCTCCGGCTTCGAGGCATTCCCAACTCCACTACAGATTTTCAGAGGCTATACAAGACAACTTTCGATACCGCTGAGTTCGCGCACAGAGATGAACTAAAACGCATCTCTATGGGATCTGGCGAAGATATTTCATTCGAATCATTGCAGGAAACAGTGGAGACTTTGCTAAGGCTATTTACAAAATCATGA
- the CKA2 gene encoding casein kinase 2 catalytic subunit CKA2: protein MPLPPSTLNQKSNRVYSVARVYKNACEERPQEYWDYEQGVTIDWGKISNYEIINKIGRGKYSEVFSGRCIVNNQKCVIKVLKPVKMKKIYRELKILTNLTGGPNVVGLYDIVQDADSKIPALIFEEIKNVDFRTLYPTFKLPDIQFYFTQLLIALDYCHSMGIMHRDVKPQNVMIDPTERKLRLIDWGLAEFYHPGVDYNVRVASRYHKGPELLVNLNQYDYSLDLWSVGCMLAAIVFKKEPFFKGSSNPDQLVKIAAVLGTKELLGYLGKYGLHLPSEYDNIMRDFTKKAWTHFITPETKLAVPEVVDLIDNLLRYDHQERLTAKEAMDHKFFKAKFE, encoded by the coding sequence ATGCCACTACCTCCGTCAACACTAAACCAAAAGTCAAACAGAGTCTACTCCGTAGCTAGAGTATACAAGAATGCCTGCGAAGAGAGACCACAAGAATATTGGGATTATGAACAAGGGGTGACCATCGATTGGGGGAAGATTTCCAATTACGAGATTATCAACAAGATTGGAAGAGGGAAATATTCGGAAGTGTTTAGCGGTAGATGTATTGTAAACAACCAAAAATGTGTCATTAAGGTCCTGAAACCAGtcaagatgaagaaaatttataGAGAATTAAAAATCCTAACTAATTTGACAGGTGGCCCCAACGTTGTCGGCCTTTACGATATAGTACAAGACGCTGATTCCAAAATACCTGCTTTAATCTTTGAGGAGATTAAGAATGTTGATTTTAGGACTCTATATCCAACTTTCAAACTTCCTGACATCCAATTTTACTTCACCCAATTATTGATTGCGTTAGATTACTGCCATTCGATGGGGATAATGCATAGAGATGTAAAGCCACAGAACGTGATGATTGATCCTACGGAACGGAAGCTAAGACTGATTGATTGGGGGCTAGCGGAGTTTTACCACCCAGGTGTAGACTACAATGTTCGTGTCGCTTCACGTTATCACAAGGGACCAGAACTACTAGTAAACTTGAACCAGTACGACTACTCCTTGGACTTGTGGTCAGTAGGCTGTATGTTGGCTGCGATTGTTTTCAAGAAGGagccatttttcaaagggtCTTCCAATCCCGACCAACTGGTAAAGATTGCCGCAGTACTGGGAACCAAGGAATTATTAGGATACTTGGGCAAGTACGGCTTACATCTACCATCTGAATATGACAACATAATGAGAGACTTCACCAAAAAAGCATGGACTCATTTCATCACTCCTGAAACCAAACTAGCAGTTCCTGAAGTGGTCGATTTGATTGACAACTTATTAAGATATGATCACCAAGAAAGACTAACGGCAAAGGAAGCCATGGACCAtaagtttttcaaagccaAGTTTGAGTAG